A section of the Dehalobacter sp. DCM genome encodes:
- a CDS encoding hydrogenase small subunit, with amino-acid sequence MDNDRICHGNKNTNNHITYLHKNNINAVTQTLSAGRHKKPPVIWLGTNTCAGDMLSLLNTLDPTYQSFISDMIDLRYDYLGGGSEGNSSMAILEETQRSCKGQYILIVEGSIPLASEGRYSIIGYRQGKPWTALDAVRELSVNARYVVAAGTCAAFGGIYAAAPNLSQSVSLQAVLDRQVINVPGCPINPEWMVGTLAYLVKGEVPALDNYQRPKLFFGNTVHDRCQRRSYFDNSLFAKTHGEPWCMYEIGCKGPSTYADCPDRQWNGEHVNWPVKANTPCIGCTSPEFIDGDVPFFEHSPDVKLPGIKLTANRFGIFTGAATAIGIGSHLAGSVLTGRLAQTIRDDFPRRKKTKALLRAIKAMRLGKHKKGKK; translated from the coding sequence ATGGACAATGATCGTATCTGTCACGGCAATAAAAATACCAATAATCATATAACATATCTTCACAAGAATAATATCAATGCTGTAACCCAAACCTTATCAGCTGGCAGGCATAAGAAACCGCCCGTTATTTGGTTAGGGACTAATACCTGTGCCGGCGATATGCTTTCCCTGCTGAATACACTTGATCCAACCTATCAGAGTTTTATTTCCGACATGATCGATCTTCGTTATGATTATCTCGGGGGGGGATCTGAAGGTAACAGCAGTATGGCGATTCTAGAGGAGACGCAAAGGTCGTGTAAGGGTCAGTATATTCTTATCGTCGAAGGCAGTATTCCGTTGGCTTCAGAGGGCCGCTATTCCATTATCGGGTATCGTCAAGGCAAGCCGTGGACGGCCTTGGATGCAGTACGGGAATTAAGTGTCAATGCGCGCTATGTGGTTGCTGCCGGAACGTGCGCTGCTTTTGGCGGTATCTATGCTGCGGCACCAAATCTTTCACAATCCGTATCGCTGCAGGCAGTACTGGACAGACAAGTTATCAACGTTCCCGGCTGTCCTATCAACCCGGAGTGGATGGTTGGAACGCTGGCTTATTTAGTCAAGGGCGAGGTTCCTGCATTGGACAATTATCAACGTCCTAAACTCTTTTTTGGCAACACAGTACATGATCGCTGCCAGCGTCGCAGTTATTTTGATAACAGCTTGTTTGCCAAGACGCACGGAGAACCATGGTGTATGTACGAAATCGGCTGTAAAGGACCATCGACCTATGCCGACTGTCCTGACCGCCAGTGGAATGGGGAACATGTCAATTGGCCGGTTAAAGCCAACACACCGTGTATCGGGTGCACCAGCCCTGAATTCATCGACGGGGACGTACCTTTTTTTGAGCACTCGCCCGATGTTAAACTGCCTGGTATTAAATTGACAGCCAACCGTTTTGGAATATTCACTGGGGCTGCTACCGCCATTGGCATCGGATCACATCTGGCGGGCAGTGTTCTGACGGGGCGGCTGGCGCAGACGATACGCGATGATTTCCCGAGGAGGAAAAAAACAAAAGCGCTTCTACGCGCGATAAAGGCAATGCGCCTAGGAAAACACAAAAAGGGGAAAAAATAA
- a CDS encoding heavy metal translocating P-type ATPase, with the protein MSAKTVETTLMLEGLCCAQCAAKIEKAVQRLKGINAANLDFVSKKFFIELDPELGKRENKADIIKQITYIIQRIESGVHVVELTNKRPKQQTEKQSIRWVDFNNQLRSPLFWSALVGVVLFVVPYVAELTPTVEFTLFLVSYLLIGGEVVYHALRNMMRGQLFDENFLMVIATIGAFALRQYPEAVTVMLFYRIGEFFQDSAVERSRRSIATLMDIRPDYANLIDGLLERKTAPEDVLVGQMILIKPGEKVPLDGIVLDGRSVVDTSALTGEFAPREVEEGSDILAGFININGLLRVRVTKEFGQSTVARILELVENASVKKAPTENFITKFAHYYTPAVVLGAVLLACLPPLLLPGATFSEWLNRALIFLVVSCPCALVLSIPLSFFGGIGGASRHGILIKGSNYLEALNQVRTVVFDKTGTLTEGVFKVAEIVPANGYTKENILEWAAAAESYSGHPIAVSILKEFGQKINTDNVENYTEIPGQGVETFYKGQRILAGNVRLLENKGISFERASALGTLVYIAIENRYAGHILITDILKKDVPNTINGLRQAGIKNIIMLTGDNRAVSEEIGEQLAFDHVYAELLPDQKVAILEKLEEEKEKNSKLIFIGDGINDAPVLARADIGIAMGALGSDAAIEAADIVLMTDEPSKLLEGIQIARKTRHIVWQNILFALGIKIVVLALGALGMATLWEAVFADVGVALIAVLNAMRVLKIKSL; encoded by the coding sequence ATGTCTGCAAAAACGGTTGAAACCACACTGATGCTCGAAGGCCTGTGTTGTGCCCAATGTGCGGCAAAGATAGAAAAAGCCGTCCAACGCTTGAAGGGAATTAATGCGGCGAATTTAGATTTCGTCAGTAAAAAATTCTTCATCGAATTAGATCCAGAATTAGGAAAACGTGAAAATAAAGCGGATATCATTAAACAAATCACCTATATCATTCAACGGATTGAGAGTGGTGTTCACGTCGTTGAGCTTACAAATAAAAGACCAAAACAACAAACAGAAAAGCAAAGTATACGCTGGGTTGATTTTAACAATCAGTTGCGCAGTCCTCTTTTCTGGTCCGCACTGGTCGGTGTTGTTCTGTTTGTTGTTCCCTATGTGGCTGAACTAACGCCAACCGTTGAATTCACCTTGTTTCTCGTTAGTTACTTGCTGATTGGAGGGGAAGTGGTGTATCATGCGCTCCGCAACATGATGCGGGGACAGTTGTTTGACGAGAATTTTTTGATGGTTATTGCCACCATCGGCGCTTTTGCGCTCCGGCAATATCCGGAAGCGGTTACTGTTATGCTATTTTACCGGATCGGTGAGTTTTTTCAGGACAGCGCCGTTGAACGGTCCAGACGATCGATAGCGACTCTGATGGATATACGACCGGATTATGCCAACCTCATTGATGGCTTGCTGGAGAGAAAAACAGCACCGGAAGATGTGCTAGTCGGCCAAATGATTCTGATCAAACCCGGAGAAAAAGTGCCTTTAGATGGTATTGTTCTTGATGGTCGGTCCGTTGTCGATACCTCGGCGCTGACAGGTGAGTTTGCGCCGCGAGAAGTAGAAGAAGGCAGTGATATTCTGGCGGGATTTATCAATATCAACGGGCTGCTGCGGGTCAGAGTCACTAAAGAATTTGGTCAGAGTACGGTCGCCCGCATCCTTGAGCTTGTGGAGAATGCATCCGTCAAAAAAGCACCGACGGAAAATTTCATCACAAAATTTGCCCATTACTATACCCCGGCAGTTGTTTTAGGTGCTGTTCTTTTAGCGTGCCTCCCTCCGCTTCTTTTGCCGGGGGCAACCTTCAGTGAGTGGCTCAACCGGGCGCTTATCTTCCTGGTGGTATCCTGTCCCTGTGCCTTGGTTCTATCCATTCCCCTGAGCTTTTTTGGGGGGATCGGCGGCGCCTCGCGCCACGGCATCCTCATTAAGGGCAGCAATTACCTTGAAGCTCTAAACCAAGTGCGAACCGTTGTTTTTGATAAAACTGGTACTCTGACGGAAGGCGTATTTAAAGTTGCCGAGATCGTACCGGCAAACGGGTATACTAAGGAAAATATCCTGGAATGGGCAGCGGCGGCAGAAAGTTATTCCGGACATCCCATTGCTGTTTCCATTCTGAAAGAATTTGGGCAGAAGATAAACACAGATAATGTGGAAAACTACACGGAAATTCCCGGACAGGGTGTAGAGACTTTCTATAAAGGACAGCGGATTCTGGCCGGCAATGTCCGACTCCTGGAGAACAAGGGGATTTCTTTTGAAAGGGCTTCTGCACTGGGTACGCTTGTTTACATCGCTATCGAAAACCGATATGCCGGCCATATATTAATAACGGACATCCTAAAAAAAGATGTTCCCAATACAATTAACGGCTTACGTCAAGCCGGTATAAAAAATATTATCATGCTGACCGGTGATAACCGCGCGGTTAGTGAGGAAATAGGGGAACAGCTGGCATTTGATCACGTTTATGCGGAGCTGCTTCCCGATCAAAAGGTAGCGATATTAGAAAAGCTTGAGGAAGAAAAGGAAAAGAACAGTAAACTGATTTTCATCGGGGATGGGATCAATGATGCGCCGGTACTGGCCAGGGCGGATATCGGCATTGCTATGGGAGCATTAGGCTCGGATGCGGCAATCGAAGCGGCCGATATCGTCCTGATGACAGACGAACCGTCAAAGTTACTGGAAGGGATCCAAATCGCGCGCAAGACACGTCACATCGTCTGGCAGAATATCCTATTTGCCTTGGGAATCAAAATTGTCGTTTTAGCCCTTGGCGCATTGGGTATGGCTACCCTCTGGGAAGCTGTATTCGCGGATGTGGGCGTTGCACTGATTGCGGTGCTGAATGCGATGCGGGTGTTAAAAATAAAAAGTTTATGA
- a CDS encoding cytochrome b/b6 domain-containing protein, whose amino-acid sequence MKAKQRHTRTAIILHWIYAPAVITSILSGFYIHNPSRFNVFHTMDSAKKVHAVSQYALIFSFLARIVYGFKDKNYREIIPNRKTWLSFPGFLKYEFFLSNKKVTYPKYNPGQKLLITNFALVIPIQIITGLALYSKKFEGTAKAAGGLNPVRLSHYVLSLMLVYSVSGHLYFAFTHGFKKLKSIFTGYE is encoded by the coding sequence ATGAAAGCAAAACAACGGCATACACGAACGGCAATTATTCTCCATTGGATCTATGCCCCAGCTGTTATCACGTCAATTTTAAGCGGTTTTTATATCCATAACCCGTCCCGTTTCAACGTCTTTCATACGATGGATTCCGCAAAAAAAGTCCATGCTGTCTCACAATACGCACTGATCTTTTCATTTCTCGCACGGATTGTCTACGGGTTTAAGGATAAGAACTACAGGGAGATTATTCCCAATCGCAAAACATGGCTGTCGTTTCCAGGATTCTTAAAATATGAATTCTTTCTAAGCAATAAAAAAGTGACGTATCCCAAATATAACCCCGGGCAGAAACTGCTCATCACGAATTTTGCATTGGTGATTCCGATACAGATCATAACAGGGCTGGCGCTTTATTCAAAAAAATTTGAGGGGACAGCTAAAGCGGCAGGCGGTCTTAACCCCGTTCGTTTATCGCACTATGTGTTATCATTAATGCTGGTTTACTCCGTGTCAGGGCATCTGTATTTTGCGTTTACCCATGGCTTTAAAAAACTCAAATCAATATTTACCGGCTACGAATGA
- a CDS encoding nickel-dependent hydrogenase large subunit: MKKILIGTLSRLNNSSAVEVTIENKTVVDSQCRGIFYRGFERILEGKDPRDAGYITERICGICSSVHALAAAYALENAAGIQVPYNGHLMRNLIVGADILQNHIRHFYLFVLTDYIQGPQLSPLDTGYAVDKRFPKNVNDNLVKNMFQAIEISRLATEMIALIGGKTPFPHSILAGGCSVAPTADVIVHFNSKLKKINEFIRTTMQDDTHILADYYPDYFNIGKRKLNMLEFGLFPLAGNTGERYLPGGAVLNGELKDVNLSNITEHISRSWYSDNPAAPEPGSGITVADVDKKDAYSWVKAPRYFGIPMEGGPLVRLWIRGDYRNGISTMDRIRARSLEAEITGRVMETWLAEIRPGEPTFSSFKMPMEAESVGLTGAMRGPLGHWLKIKKGRIAHYEIITPSAWNFSPQDDTGQKGPVEEALIGTSIADEAQPIEIGRVIRAFDICSSCSTHIITPGSPLKEMRLQ; encoded by the coding sequence ATGAAGAAAATATTAATTGGTACGCTAAGCCGTCTGAATAATAGCAGTGCCGTAGAAGTGACTATCGAAAACAAGACAGTTGTTGATTCCCAGTGCAGAGGGATTTTCTATCGCGGTTTTGAAAGAATTCTTGAAGGAAAGGATCCGCGCGATGCCGGCTACATTACCGAAAGGATCTGCGGGATCTGTTCATCCGTGCATGCTCTTGCGGCGGCATATGCTCTGGAAAACGCTGCGGGTATCCAGGTGCCGTATAACGGTCATTTGATGCGCAATCTCATTGTTGGCGCGGATATATTGCAGAATCATATTCGGCATTTTTATCTCTTTGTACTGACAGATTATATCCAAGGCCCGCAGTTATCCCCTCTTGATACTGGCTATGCCGTTGATAAACGTTTTCCTAAAAACGTAAACGATAATCTGGTGAAAAATATGTTTCAAGCTATTGAAATAAGCCGGTTGGCTACGGAAATGATTGCTTTAATTGGCGGCAAGACGCCTTTCCCCCATAGTATTTTAGCCGGCGGCTGTAGTGTGGCGCCGACCGCGGATGTGATTGTGCACTTTAATTCGAAACTAAAGAAGATCAACGAATTTATTCGAACGACGATGCAGGATGATACCCATATTCTGGCTGATTATTACCCCGATTATTTTAATATTGGCAAACGGAAGCTGAATATGTTGGAGTTCGGGCTCTTTCCGTTGGCCGGAAACACAGGAGAGAGATATTTACCTGGTGGTGCCGTTCTCAACGGAGAGCTCAAGGACGTGAATCTTTCCAATATCACAGAACACATCAGTCGATCCTGGTATAGTGATAATCCCGCTGCCCCAGAGCCTGGATCCGGTATAACCGTGGCTGACGTTGACAAAAAGGACGCTTATTCTTGGGTCAAAGCACCGCGCTATTTTGGAATACCTATGGAAGGCGGACCATTGGTCCGACTTTGGATTCGCGGGGATTACCGTAACGGAATATCTACCATGGACCGAATTAGGGCCCGATCTTTGGAAGCAGAAATAACCGGCAGAGTTATGGAAACCTGGCTGGCTGAGATCAGGCCGGGTGAGCCGACTTTTTCGTCGTTTAAAATGCCGATGGAAGCAGAGAGTGTTGGCCTTACCGGGGCCATGCGCGGACCACTGGGACATTGGCTGAAAATAAAGAAGGGCAGGATTGCTCATTATGAAATCATTACACCGTCGGCATGGAATTTTTCACCTCAGGATGATACTGGACAAAAAGGGCCGGTTGAGGAAGCGCTGATTGGTACGTCCATAGCGGATGAAGCTCAGCCCATTGAGATTGGCCGTGTCATCAGGGCTTTTGATATCTGTTCTTCTTGCTCAACACATATCATAACCCCCGGTTCGCCTCTCAAAGAAATGAGGCTGCAGTGA
- a CDS encoding peptide chain release factor 3: MENTTIDNKVKPRRTFAIISHPDAGKTTLTEKLLLFGGAIRLAGTVKGRKASKYATSDWMQIEKERGISVTSSAMQFTYNGIHINILDTPGHEDFSEDTYRTLMAADSAVMLIDLVKGVEAQTIKLFKVCRMRGIPIFTFINKLDRFGKDPLDVLQEIEDVLGINTVPLNWPVGMGKDFSAIYDRRQNCLELYRHGERQLIYADERRLEDPALKECLEPALYDKLCEDMELLDIAGDAFDDEMIQQGMLSPVFFGSALSSVGVQTFLEQFLDMAPAPRPQKSTAGLIEPTDPNFSGFIFKIQANMNPAHRDRIAFMRVCSGRFERGMAANHVRSGKKIKLPQPQQFLAQDRDILEEAYPGDVVGLFDPGIFRIGDTLTESADFEFEKLPQFSPEYFAKIINLDFSKYKQFQKGLKQLTEEGTVQVFRTFMDGPEEMIVGVVGKLQFEVLEYRLQNEYGTRVQLHHLLHHMARWVKSDKPVDTANLRGLRNLCVKDLDDQLVVLLEDEYYLDRLKDKYPEITFKTSSYE; encoded by the coding sequence ATGGAAAACACGACAATAGATAATAAGGTTAAACCCAGAAGAACATTCGCCATCATATCCCACCCGGATGCCGGGAAGACGACATTAACGGAAAAACTTCTTCTTTTTGGCGGCGCAATTCGTTTGGCCGGAACGGTCAAAGGGCGGAAAGCTAGCAAGTACGCAACTTCCGATTGGATGCAAATAGAAAAGGAACGTGGGATTTCCGTAACCTCGAGTGCGATGCAGTTTACCTATAACGGCATTCATATCAACATCTTGGATACACCGGGGCACGAAGACTTCAGTGAGGACACCTACCGAACCCTGATGGCTGCCGATAGTGCCGTCATGTTGATCGATTTAGTCAAGGGAGTAGAAGCCCAGACCATCAAATTATTTAAAGTATGCCGTATGCGTGGAATCCCTATCTTTACGTTCATCAATAAGCTTGATCGATTTGGCAAGGATCCGTTGGATGTTCTCCAGGAAATCGAGGATGTATTGGGGATCAATACTGTCCCGTTGAACTGGCCGGTGGGGATGGGCAAAGATTTCAGTGCGATTTATGACCGCAGGCAGAACTGTCTGGAACTCTATCGTCACGGTGAACGGCAGCTGATCTATGCCGACGAGCGACGACTGGAAGACCCGGCGCTAAAAGAATGTCTTGAGCCGGCATTGTACGATAAACTATGTGAAGATATGGAACTTCTGGATATTGCCGGTGATGCCTTTGATGATGAAATGATTCAACAGGGCATGCTGTCACCGGTATTCTTTGGCAGTGCGTTAAGCAGTGTGGGAGTTCAGACTTTTCTGGAGCAATTTTTGGATATGGCGCCGGCGCCGCGGCCGCAAAAAAGTACGGCTGGCCTGATCGAACCCACAGACCCGAACTTCTCCGGATTCATTTTCAAGATCCAGGCCAACATGAATCCGGCTCATCGTGATCGTATCGCCTTTATGCGGGTTTGCTCCGGGAGGTTCGAACGCGGTATGGCGGCCAATCATGTCCGCAGCGGGAAAAAAATAAAATTGCCCCAGCCGCAGCAATTTTTAGCCCAGGATCGTGATATCCTTGAAGAAGCCTACCCCGGCGATGTTGTTGGATTGTTTGACCCCGGAATATTTCGGATCGGGGATACGCTAACGGAATCTGCGGACTTTGAATTCGAGAAGCTGCCGCAGTTTTCACCCGAGTATTTTGCAAAAATCATCAACCTTGATTTTTCCAAATACAAACAGTTTCAGAAAGGACTAAAACAACTGACGGAAGAAGGTACTGTACAGGTTTTCAGGACATTTATGGATGGTCCAGAAGAAATGATTGTCGGCGTAGTCGGTAAACTTCAATTTGAAGTTCTTGAATATCGTTTGCAAAATGAATACGGTACACGTGTTCAGTTGCATCATCTCCTTCACCATATGGCCCGCTGGGTCAAAAGCGATAAGCCGGTGGATACAGCAAACCTCAGAGGGTTGCGCAACCTGTGTGTTAAGGACTTGGATGACCAGCTGGTCGTTTTGCTCGAAGACGAGTACTATCTTGACCGTCTGAAGGACAAATACCCGGAAATCACGTTTAAAACGTCTTCCTACGAATAG
- a CDS encoding ArsR/SmtB family transcription factor, whose protein sequence is MTDKSEFMKCDCLVIHDAIVKKVKDVMPAEENLYDLAELFKVFGDTTRIKILWALSEAEMCVCDLAFLLNMTQSAISHQLRILKQCRLVRNRKEGKIVFYALDDEHIQGIFNQGMIHVKEG, encoded by the coding sequence ATGACAGATAAAAGCGAATTTATGAAATGTGACTGTTTAGTTATTCATGATGCCATTGTCAAAAAGGTCAAAGACGTTATGCCTGCAGAAGAAAATCTATATGATCTGGCTGAACTGTTTAAAGTATTTGGGGATACGACCCGCATCAAGATCCTTTGGGCGCTCTCGGAAGCGGAAATGTGTGTGTGTGATCTGGCCTTTTTGCTGAATATGACGCAGTCCGCGATATCCCATCAATTGCGTATACTCAAACAATGCCGGCTTGTACGAAATCGGAAAGAAGGAAAAATCGTCTTTTACGCCCTTGACGACGAGCATATTCAGGGGATTTTCAATCAGGGAATGATCCATGTTAAGGAAGGTTGA